One window of the Devosia sp. 2618 genome contains the following:
- the fumC gene encoding class II fumarate hydratase has product MSTRVESDTMGTIEVPNDKYYGAQTARSLANFDIGGEKMPKEIITAFGVLKKAAALANHKLGLLDETTRDLIVAAADEVISGKLDDHFPLVVWQTGSGTQSNMNVNEVISNRGIEMAGGTMGSKKPVHPNDHVNMSQSSNDTYPTAMHIAAVEAIENYLFERVALLRNTLNTKAEAYMDVVKIGRTHLQDATPLTLGQEISGWVAQIDYAVSAIKATLPQLKELALGGTAVGTGLNAHPDYAVAVAKEIATLTGHDFVTGPNKFALLAGHDAFVGSSGALKQLSVAFMKIANDVRWLASGPRSGLGEIIIPENEPGSSIMPGKVNPTQSEAMTMVVAQVMGNDAAIGFAASQGNFELNVFKPVIAYNFLQTVRLLADAAKSFNDNCAVGIEPDRARIKELVDKSLMLVTALNRKIGYDNAAKIAKTAHKNGTTLREEAIALGLLTGEEFDAEVKPEQMVGPLKLKK; this is encoded by the coding sequence ATGAGCACACGCGTTGAATCGGACACGATGGGCACCATCGAGGTTCCAAACGACAAGTACTATGGCGCTCAGACGGCCCGCAGCCTCGCCAATTTCGATATTGGCGGCGAGAAAATGCCCAAGGAAATCATCACCGCTTTCGGCGTGCTGAAAAAAGCTGCCGCTTTGGCCAACCACAAGCTGGGCCTGCTCGATGAAACCACCCGCGACCTGATCGTCGCCGCCGCCGACGAAGTGATTTCGGGCAAGCTCGATGACCACTTCCCGCTCGTGGTCTGGCAGACCGGTTCGGGCACGCAGTCCAACATGAACGTCAACGAAGTCATTTCCAACCGCGGCATCGAAATGGCAGGCGGCACCATGGGCTCCAAAAAGCCCGTGCATCCCAATGACCATGTGAACATGAGCCAGTCGTCCAACGACACCTATCCAACGGCCATGCATATCGCTGCCGTCGAGGCGATCGAGAATTACCTGTTCGAGCGCGTGGCGCTGCTGCGCAATACGCTCAATACCAAGGCAGAAGCCTATATGGATGTCGTCAAGATCGGCCGCACCCATCTGCAGGATGCGACGCCGCTGACGCTGGGCCAGGAAATCTCCGGCTGGGTGGCGCAGATCGACTATGCCGTTTCGGCCATCAAGGCGACCCTGCCGCAGCTCAAGGAACTGGCGCTGGGCGGCACCGCCGTCGGCACGGGCCTTAATGCTCATCCCGATTACGCCGTGGCCGTGGCCAAGGAAATCGCGACCCTGACCGGCCATGACTTTGTCACCGGCCCAAACAAGTTTGCGCTACTGGCCGGCCATGACGCTTTTGTCGGTAGCTCGGGTGCGCTCAAGCAACTATCGGTTGCCTTCATGAAGATCGCCAATGACGTGCGTTGGCTCGCCTCCGGTCCCCGTTCGGGCCTCGGCGAAATCATCATTCCCGAGAACGAACCCGGCTCCTCGATCATGCCAGGCAAGGTCAACCCGACCCAGTCCGAAGCCATGACCATGGTCGTGGCGCAGGTGATGGGCAATGACGCGGCGATCGGTTTTGCCGCCAGCCAGGGCAATTTCGAGCTCAACGTATTCAAGCCCGTCATCGCCTATAATTTCCTCCAGACCGTGCGCCTGCTCGCCGATGCGGCCAAGTCGTTCAACGACAACTGCGCCGTCGGCATCGAGCCAGACCGCGCCCGCATCAAGGAGCTGGTCGACAAGTCGCTGATGCTGGTGACCGCGCTCAACCGCAAGATCGGCTACGACAACGCCGCCAAGATCGCCAAGACCGCCCACAAGAACGGCACGACCCTGCGCGAAGAAGCCATCGCGCTGGGCCTCCTCACCGGCGAAGAATTCGACGCCGAGGTGAAGCCAGAGCAGATGGTCGGGCCGCTCAAGCTGAAGAAGTAA
- the gloB gene encoding hydroxyacylglutathione hydrolase, with the protein MSLIVDVFAARSDNFGYLVHDTATGRTAAIDAPEAAAIKTALLHRGWTLTDIFITHHHIDHVEAIPELKAEFNVRVVGPRGEADKIADLDELVAGGETVTLGETVFDVYDAPGHTLGHIVFHDKAGKHLFTADALFSLGVGRMFEGTPGPMWEGVKALRELPDDTLVYCGHEYTASNAKFALSVDPDNAALQKRAAEIRELQASGRFTIPFLLGEDKAANPFLRADAPELAKHFGLEGAAPAEVFAAIRKSKDTF; encoded by the coding sequence ATGAGTTTGATCGTCGATGTGTTCGCGGCCCGGAGCGACAATTTCGGCTACCTGGTGCACGACACGGCGACCGGCCGCACCGCTGCCATCGACGCGCCGGAAGCGGCCGCGATCAAGACGGCGCTACTGCACCGTGGCTGGACCCTCACCGATATTTTCATCACCCACCACCATATCGATCACGTCGAGGCCATCCCTGAACTCAAGGCCGAGTTCAATGTGCGCGTGGTTGGTCCACGCGGGGAAGCCGACAAGATCGCTGATCTCGACGAACTGGTTGCGGGTGGCGAGACGGTAACGCTGGGCGAAACCGTGTTCGACGTCTACGACGCCCCCGGCCATACGCTGGGTCACATCGTGTTCCACGACAAGGCGGGCAAGCACCTGTTCACCGCCGATGCGCTGTTCTCGCTGGGCGTTGGCCGCATGTTTGAAGGCACGCCTGGCCCGATGTGGGAAGGCGTCAAAGCGCTGCGCGAACTGCCTGACGACACGCTGGTCTATTGCGGCCACGAATATACCGCCAGCAATGCCAAGTTTGCGCTGTCGGTCGATCCCGACAATGCGGCGCTGCAAAAGCGCGCTGCCGAAATTCGTGAACTGCAGGCATCTGGGCGTTTTACCATTCCGTTCCTGCTCGGCGAAGACAAGGCGGCCAACCCATTCCTGCGCGCCGACGCGCCGGAACTGGCCAAACACTTCGGTCTTGAAGGTGCTGCGCCCGCTGAAGTCTTTGCCGCGATCCGCAAGAGCAAGGACACCTTCTAG
- a CDS encoding class I SAM-dependent methyltransferase, producing MTADVTRLIDYYKSPLGRISRALVREQVIGLSNGVAGKRVLGLGFATPYLRFTLEKAERVLAFMPARQGASAWPREGPSHTVLCDPLEMPLNDAAIDLTIAIHALEHVADAEELMRELWRITAPNGHLVLVVPRRRGMWAQRDNTPFGQGNPYSGGQLDKLLRDHSFVPEAWRDGLFLPPFQSSLVLKSTRLFERVGRMFWPAVSGVICVRARKEAFPAVPRRKRAERFVRVPGMSPATARNGRGRSIDLPPIRLCLPAPL from the coding sequence ATGACCGCCGATGTGACCCGCCTGATCGACTATTACAAATCCCCCCTGGGCCGCATTTCGCGTGCGCTGGTACGCGAACAGGTGATTGGCCTGTCCAATGGCGTTGCCGGCAAGCGCGTGCTGGGCCTGGGCTTTGCCACGCCCTATCTGCGCTTTACGCTGGAGAAGGCGGAGCGTGTGCTGGCCTTCATGCCGGCGCGGCAGGGGGCGTCCGCCTGGCCGCGCGAGGGTCCGTCGCATACCGTGCTGTGCGATCCACTCGAAATGCCGCTGAACGACGCTGCAATCGATTTGACCATTGCCATCCATGCGCTGGAACACGTTGCCGACGCCGAGGAACTGATGCGCGAGCTGTGGCGCATCACGGCGCCCAATGGCCATTTGGTGCTGGTGGTGCCGCGCCGTCGCGGCATGTGGGCGCAGCGCGACAACACTCCGTTCGGGCAGGGCAATCCTTATTCAGGCGGCCAGCTCGACAAGCTGCTGCGTGACCATAGCTTCGTGCCCGAAGCCTGGCGCGACGGACTGTTCCTGCCACCGTTTCAAAGTTCGCTGGTGCTGAAATCGACGCGGCTGTTCGAGCGGGTTGGGCGCATGTTCTGGCCTGCGGTCAGTGGCGTCATCTGCGTCCGCGCCCGCAAGGAAGCCTTCCCGGCCGTGCCACGCCGCAAGCGCGCGGAGCGGTTTGTCCGCGTCCCCGGCATGAGCCCGGCAACGGCGCGGAATGGGCGTGGCAGATCAATCGACTTGCCCCCAATCCGCCTTTGCCTTCCAGCCCCACTTTGA
- the hisC gene encoding histidinol-phosphate transaminase, translating to MSDDRLRPVPQPGILDIAPYVPGKSGAPGSKSIKLSSNESPLGASPKAIEAFRSVADHLEIYPEGSSKILREALAEVHGLDAARIVCGNGSDDLLHLIAQCYLGDGDEALMNQYGFSVYPIITRAAGASIVLVDETDYTADVDALLAAVTDKTKIIWLANPNNPTGTYLSDAEVRRLHAGLRPDILLVIDSAYAEYVTAADYTVGSDLVAEAENVVMVRTFSKMGLAAARIGWMVGPPHVVDAINRIRGPFNVNLPAQLAGAAATRDVEFTARLKEFNAEWRDWITTELTSNHIYVVPSQANFVLVLFPDAEHAALAFETLMERGLIVREVGKSYGIPHGLRISIGSEQAMRGVVGILKALVQIS from the coding sequence ATGTCCGACGACCGTCTTCGCCCCGTTCCGCAGCCCGGCATTCTTGATATTGCCCCCTATGTTCCCGGTAAATCGGGCGCGCCGGGGAGCAAGTCCATCAAGCTGTCGTCCAATGAATCGCCGCTTGGGGCCAGCCCCAAGGCGATAGAGGCGTTCCGTTCGGTGGCCGATCATCTGGAAATCTATCCGGAAGGCTCGTCCAAGATCCTGCGCGAAGCGCTGGCCGAAGTGCATGGGCTCGATGCCGCGCGCATCGTCTGCGGCAATGGCTCCGACGATCTGCTGCACCTGATCGCCCAGTGCTATCTCGGCGATGGCGATGAGGCGCTGATGAACCAGTATGGTTTTTCGGTCTATCCGATCATCACCAGGGCGGCCGGCGCCAGCATCGTTCTGGTCGATGAAACCGACTATACGGCCGATGTCGATGCGCTGCTGGCAGCCGTCACCGACAAGACCAAGATCATCTGGTTGGCCAATCCGAACAATCCGACCGGCACTTATTTGAGCGATGCCGAAGTGCGGCGGCTGCATGCTGGCCTTCGCCCCGATATCCTTCTGGTCATCGACAGCGCCTATGCCGAATATGTGACGGCGGCGGACTATACGGTCGGCTCCGATCTTGTGGCGGAGGCCGAAAACGTCGTGATGGTGCGCACCTTCTCCAAGATGGGGCTGGCAGCGGCCCGCATCGGCTGGATGGTGGGCCCGCCACATGTTGTGGATGCGATCAACCGCATCCGTGGCCCGTTCAACGTCAACCTGCCGGCACAGCTGGCGGGCGCGGCGGCAACGCGCGATGTGGAGTTTACCGCGCGCCTCAAGGAATTTAACGCCGAGTGGCGCGACTGGATCACCACCGAACTGACCTCCAACCACATCTATGTGGTGCCCAGCCAGGCCAATTTCGTGCTGGTGCTGTTCCCCGATGCCGAACACGCCGCACTGGCGTTCGAGACGCTGATGGAGCGCGGGTTGATCGTGCGCGAAGTTGGCAAGTCCTACGGTATCCCGCATGGGCTGCGCATTTCCATTGGTTCCGAGCAGGCGATGCGCGGCGTTGTCGGCATTCTCAAGGCACTGGTTCAAATCTCATGA
- a CDS encoding prephenate/arogenate dehydrogenase family protein, whose product MSVHFRKIALIGIGLIGSSIALAARRQGLVEVISITTRRQETLEEARELELGDIYTLDAAEAVRGADLIIICTPVGTYESVMKTIAPALEPGAILSDVGSVKGHVVKTLSPLVPAGVSLIPGHPLAGTEHSGPSAGFAELFAGRWCVLTPGPDVDPAQTEKLAAFWRAMGSQVEAMDAAHHDMVLAITSHIPHLVAYNIVGTVADLEAATQSEVIKFSASGFRDFTRIAASDPVMWRDIFLTNRDAVLEMLGRFSEDLSVLQRLVRTGDGPALEAMFTRTRAIRRSIISAGQETAAADFGRPHEAPPTPEVTFVREHGGGDDA is encoded by the coding sequence ATGAGTGTTCATTTTCGCAAGATCGCCCTGATCGGTATCGGGCTCATCGGGTCGTCCATCGCGCTGGCGGCGCGGCGGCAGGGGCTGGTCGAGGTCATCTCGATTACGACCCGCCGGCAGGAAACGCTCGAGGAAGCGCGCGAACTCGAACTGGGCGATATCTATACGCTGGACGCCGCCGAGGCGGTGCGCGGCGCCGATCTCATCATCATCTGCACGCCTGTCGGCACTTATGAAAGCGTGATGAAGACCATTGCGCCGGCTCTTGAGCCGGGCGCGATCCTGTCCGACGTCGGGTCGGTCAAGGGCCATGTGGTCAAAACCCTGTCGCCGCTGGTCCCGGCTGGCGTCAGCCTTATTCCTGGCCATCCGCTGGCAGGCACAGAACATTCTGGGCCATCGGCGGGCTTCGCCGAACTGTTCGCCGGGCGCTGGTGTGTTTTGACGCCGGGGCCTGATGTCGATCCGGCGCAGACCGAAAAGCTGGCTGCCTTCTGGCGTGCCATGGGCAGCCAGGTCGAGGCCATGGATGCGGCGCACCACGATATGGTGTTGGCCATCACCAGCCATATTCCCCATCTCGTTGCCTACAATATCGTGGGCACGGTGGCCGATCTTGAAGCGGCGACGCAGTCCGAAGTCATCAAGTTCTCGGCCTCGGGCTTCCGCGATTTTACCCGTATCGCGGCATCGGACCCGGTGATGTGGCGCGATATTTTCCTCACCAACCGCGATGCAGTGCTGGAAATGCTTGGTCGCTTTTCTGAGGATCTGTCGGTGCTGCAGCGTCTGGTGCGCACCGGCGATGGTCCGGCGCTCGAGGCAATGTTCACCCGCACGCGCGCTATTCGTCGCTCGATCATTTCGGCCGGTCAGGAAACTGCCGCCGCCGATTTCGGTCGCCCGCACGAAGCCCCACCCACCCCCGAAGTCACCTTTGTGCGCGAACATGGCGGCGGCGACGACGCTTAG
- a CDS encoding DUF2125 domain-containing protein: MKKRIIILGCVVLAVVIAWSAAWVVLSGLVKDNIEQLANADGVTTPRIACETLNISGFPFRFDADCVNAEIVSGDFTVTTPGIRASIRVYAPTHLLASAKGPLHLTDNFTGTRNGVDWSTLEASIRLDNWRIARASVSGADVVWTDTLFGNSVIAQSPLVEVHLFDIPEQHNAEAKTAALAGYVRAQNAAWPGLTLTDASAEVQVELSGLPDDVRNWDNPLLLQSMQQAGGALKIVAIHATDAAATLDASGELTLDAQGFPEGQISIKSTGVAERVGPMIAEPWRTLVFGTPAPDGSYANQLNFHGGAISSGLVPIATVHPLF; encoded by the coding sequence ATGAAGAAGCGAATCATTATTCTCGGCTGCGTCGTGCTGGCCGTCGTCATCGCCTGGAGCGCCGCCTGGGTCGTGCTGTCGGGTCTGGTCAAAGACAATATCGAACAGCTGGCCAATGCCGATGGCGTTACGACGCCGCGCATCGCGTGCGAAACCCTCAATATTTCGGGCTTCCCGTTCCGTTTTGACGCCGACTGCGTCAATGCCGAGATCGTCAGCGGTGACTTCACCGTCACGACGCCGGGCATCCGCGCCAGCATTCGCGTCTATGCCCCGACCCATCTGCTGGCGTCGGCCAAAGGTCCGCTGCATTTGACCGACAATTTCACCGGCACCCGCAATGGCGTCGATTGGTCGACGCTTGAAGCCAGCATCCGCCTCGACAACTGGCGCATCGCCCGCGCCTCGGTGTCTGGCGCCGATGTGGTCTGGACCGACACGCTGTTTGGCAACAGTGTTATCGCCCAGAGCCCGCTGGTCGAAGTTCATCTGTTCGACATTCCCGAGCAGCACAATGCCGAGGCCAAAACCGCAGCGCTGGCCGGCTATGTCCGCGCCCAGAACGCCGCCTGGCCCGGCCTAACGCTGACCGATGCCAGCGCCGAAGTGCAGGTCGAACTATCTGGCCTGCCCGACGACGTACGCAACTGGGACAATCCGCTGCTGCTGCAGTCCATGCAGCAGGCCGGTGGTGCACTCAAGATCGTCGCCATCCACGCCACCGACGCCGCCGCAACCCTGGACGCGTCGGGCGAACTGACGCTCGACGCGCAGGGTTTCCCGGAAGGCCAGATCAGCATCAAATCGACCGGTGTCGCCGAACGTGTCGGTCCGATGATTGCCGAGCCATGGCGCACGCTGGTGTTTGGCACCCCGGCCCCGGATGGCTCCTACGCCAATCAGCTGAACTTCCATGGCGGGGCGATTTCGTCCGGTCTCGTGCCAATCGCGACCGTGCATCCACTTTTTTGA
- a CDS encoding gamma-glutamylcyclotransferase — MAMHTTDTTLTHWVFGYGSLIWNPGFVHISAQQGLLKGAHRSLSIVSHHHRGTLERPGLVFGLARGGSCRGMVFEVADSEWAAVRAYLEEREQVTAVYRDVMRPVHLADGRTVSALAFLVDERHEQFAGRLSIEEQLVMVQAGVGLSGRNVDYVLNTAKHLGDLGIRDRQLMALAKLLAKDDVAA; from the coding sequence ATGGCAATGCACACAACAGATACGACACTTACCCATTGGGTCTTCGGCTATGGTTCCCTGATCTGGAACCCCGGTTTTGTGCATATTTCAGCCCAGCAAGGCCTGCTCAAGGGCGCCCATCGCAGCCTTTCCATCGTCTCGCATCACCATCGGGGTACGCTTGAGCGGCCGGGGCTGGTGTTCGGGCTGGCGCGGGGTGGGTCATGCCGGGGCATGGTGTTTGAGGTTGCCGACAGCGAGTGGGCCGCCGTGCGGGCCTATCTTGAGGAGCGCGAGCAGGTCACGGCGGTCTATCGTGATGTGATGCGGCCGGTGCATCTGGCTGACGGGCGGACTGTCAGCGCACTGGCTTTTCTGGTCGATGAGCGGCACGAGCAATTTGCCGGACGGCTGAGCATCGAGGAACAGCTTGTCATGGTGCAGGCTGGCGTTGGCCTATCCGGCCGCAATGTCGACTACGTACTCAATACCGCCAAGCATCTCGGGGATCTGGGGATCCGCGATCGGCAGTTGATGGCGCTGGCCAAGTTGCTGGCCAAGGACGATGTGGCTGCTTGA
- a CDS encoding lysophospholipid acyltransferase family protein, protein MAVIQALRTALFYFIFIGQTVIVAIVIGTIALIGGRTPASWALAKFWCRSTLAYLRALTGVKTKVSGLENIPEGGCIIAAKHQSDWDVFAIFPHTGRPAYIVKKELMRIPFFGWAARSLDCIEVDRRKGAEAIPLMMAQAHAAVERGCRIVIFPEGTRKAPLSPADYRQGIVRLYMELGVPVVPVALNSGLFWGRNSAVIWPGTAEAKFLPAIEPGLASNVFMERLKKAIETDSDQLILEADENGLSRPVDPEMRRKLDALRQSYQNA, encoded by the coding sequence ATGGCCGTCATACAGGCGCTTCGCACCGCGCTGTTCTACTTCATCTTCATCGGCCAGACCGTGATCGTCGCCATCGTTATCGGCACGATCGCGCTGATCGGTGGCCGCACCCCGGCCAGCTGGGCGCTAGCCAAGTTCTGGTGTCGCTCGACGCTCGCCTATCTGCGGGCGCTGACGGGCGTTAAGACCAAGGTCAGTGGCCTTGAAAATATCCCAGAAGGCGGTTGTATCATTGCAGCGAAGCACCAGAGCGACTGGGACGTTTTTGCCATTTTCCCGCACACTGGCCGCCCCGCCTATATCGTCAAGAAGGAGCTGATGCGCATCCCCTTCTTCGGTTGGGCCGCGCGCTCGCTCGATTGCATCGAAGTCGACCGCCGCAAGGGCGCCGAGGCCATCCCGCTGATGATGGCCCAGGCCCATGCCGCCGTCGAACGCGGCTGCCGCATTGTGATTTTCCCCGAAGGCACCCGCAAGGCGCCGCTGTCGCCCGCCGACTACCGCCAGGGCATCGTCCGCCTCTATATGGAACTGGGCGTCCCTGTCGTGCCGGTAGCGCTCAATTCGGGCCTGTTCTGGGGTCGCAACAGCGCTGTGATCTGGCCCGGAACGGCCGAAGCCAAGTTCCTGCCGGCCATCGAACCGGGCCTCGCCTCCAATGTGTTTATGGAGCGACTCAAAAAAGCCATCGAAACCGATTCGGATCAGCTGATTCTAGAGGCTGATGAAAATGGTCTTTCCCGTCCCGTCGACCCAGAAATGCGCCGCAAGCTTGATGCCCTCAGGCAGTCGTATCAAAACGCCTGA
- a CDS encoding YcxB family protein codes for METTGEFTLTADDVAAAGWLYTKRGLTRPRVLFSWFVLWLATLAFLTFVWGGVEQALQMPFVVLGLSLLPFVIVVGLTVLLVPIRARSNFKQQRSLQVTLTLSWSDAGLRAVSEYGTFTIPWSHFMAWTEDGKCFLLLESNRLYRLIPKRLLDTDQQNGLRTYLTQVGH; via the coding sequence TTGGAGACGACAGGGGAATTCACCCTGACTGCCGATGACGTCGCGGCGGCCGGCTGGCTCTATACCAAAAGAGGCCTCACCCGTCCCCGCGTGCTGTTCAGCTGGTTCGTGCTGTGGCTGGCTACGCTGGCTTTTCTGACCTTTGTCTGGGGCGGCGTGGAGCAGGCACTTCAAATGCCCTTCGTCGTTCTCGGCCTCTCACTTTTGCCCTTCGTCATCGTCGTCGGGCTGACCGTGCTGCTGGTTCCGATCCGGGCGCGCAGCAATTTCAAGCAGCAACGCTCGCTACAGGTGACGCTCACCCTCTCATGGTCAGATGCCGGACTGCGCGCCGTCTCGGAATATGGTACCTTCACCATACCGTGGAGCCACTTCATGGCCTGGACCGAAGACGGCAAGTGTTTCCTTTTATTGGAATCAAACCGGCTTTATAGGCTCATCCCAAAGCGCCTTCTGGACACCGACCAGCAAAATGGGCTGCGCACTTATTTAACCCAGGTCGGCCACTAA
- a CDS encoding ABC transporter permease → MIERILAVLPIRKGTAPIVPEKSVSGRTLLLLITIMSFLSAVTLGGVVLVQKSAIAWSADVGREVTIQIRPVEGEVMESNLRTAVSLAQSTPGVAGARALTIEESQKLLEPWLGAGLDLTAIDIPRLVVVQLGDPADADIEGLQRNLAAVKGASLDTHAAWRQQLNTMAGTIVFSGLLVLILIGAATVLAIVFATRGAMSTNREIVDVLHYIGASNKFIAGEFQGRFLSFGLQGGLLGTVAALLFFTLIGAAAGNMLSSEAGVLFGRFALGVDGIIGIVAVVPVIAALTAITSRVTVRRFLSETS, encoded by the coding sequence ATGATTGAGCGCATTCTGGCTGTCCTGCCGATCCGCAAGGGCACGGCGCCCATCGTTCCTGAAAAGAGCGTGTCCGGCCGCACCCTGCTGCTGCTGATCACCATCATGAGCTTCCTTTCGGCCGTCACGCTTGGTGGCGTGGTGCTGGTGCAAAAATCGGCCATAGCCTGGTCTGCCGATGTCGGTCGCGAAGTCACCATCCAGATCCGCCCCGTCGAGGGCGAGGTGATGGAATCCAACCTGCGCACCGCCGTGTCGTTGGCCCAGTCGACCCCTGGCGTTGCCGGCGCACGCGCGCTGACCATCGAGGAAAGCCAAAAGCTGCTTGAGCCATGGCTCGGCGCGGGGCTCGACCTCACCGCCATCGACATTCCGCGCCTTGTCGTCGTCCAACTCGGCGATCCGGCTGACGCCGATATTGAGGGCCTCCAGCGCAATCTGGCGGCGGTGAAGGGCGCAAGCCTTGATACCCATGCCGCCTGGCGCCAGCAGCTCAACACCATGGCCGGCACCATCGTGTTTTCGGGTCTGCTGGTGCTGATCCTGATCGGCGCAGCCACCGTGCTCGCCATCGTTTTTGCGACGCGCGGCGCCATGTCGACCAACCGCGAAATCGTCGACGTGCTGCACTATATCGGCGCTTCCAACAAGTTCATCGCAGGCGAGTTCCAGGGGCGTTTCCTGTCCTTTGGCTTGCAGGGCGGATTGCTCGGCACCGTCGCGGCGCTACTGTTTTTCACCCTGATCGGCGCGGCCGCCGGCAATATGCTGTCGAGCGAGGCCGGCGTGCTGTTTGGCCGCTTTGCCTTGGGCGTTGACGGCATTATCGGCATCGTCGCCGTGGTGCCGGTAATTGCGGCGCTGACCGCCATCACCTCGCGCGTCACCGTGCGCCGCTTCCTCAGCGAGACATCCTGA
- the ftsE gene encoding cell division ATP-binding protein FtsE → MIEFSNVGLRYGNGPEILRDLTFSVEPGSFHFLTGPSGAGKTSLLRLLLLSLKPSRGQVTMFGEDVTNLTQDRLLQMRRHIGIVFQEFRLLDHLTTFENVALPLRVLGQAESEYRPNVTELLEWVGLGERMNAPPSLLSGGEKQRAAIARAVIARPKVLLADEPTGNVDPDLSSRLVHLFAELNRTLGTTIILATHELPLLDKFSYPRMLLSKGELVIHD, encoded by the coding sequence TTGATCGAGTTTTCCAATGTCGGCCTGCGTTACGGCAATGGTCCCGAAATTCTGCGAGACCTGACCTTTTCGGTCGAACCCGGCTCATTCCATTTCCTCACCGGCCCATCGGGCGCAGGCAAAACCAGCCTGCTGCGCCTGTTGCTGCTGTCGCTCAAACCATCGCGTGGCCAGGTCACCATGTTCGGCGAGGACGTGACCAATCTGACCCAGGATCGGCTGCTGCAGATGCGACGCCATATCGGGATCGTGTTTCAGGAATTTCGTCTTCTCGACCACCTGACGACCTTTGAAAATGTCGCCCTGCCGCTGCGCGTGCTCGGGCAGGCCGAGAGTGAATATCGACCCAACGTCACCGAACTGCTCGAATGGGTTGGCCTGGGCGAGCGCATGAACGCGCCGCCATCGCTGCTTTCAGGTGGCGAAAAACAGCGTGCCGCCATTGCCCGCGCCGTGATTGCGCGCCCAAAGGTGCTGCTGGCCGACGAGCCCACGGGCAATGTCGATCCGGACCTCTCGAGCCGCCTCGTGCACCTGTTTGCCGAGCTCAACCGCACCCTGGGCACCACCATTATTCTCGCGACCCACGAACTGCCGCTGCTCGACAAGTTCAGCTATCCCCGCATGTTGCTCAGCAAGGGCGAGTTGGTGATCCATGATTGA